In Zingiber officinale cultivar Zhangliang chromosome 6A, Zo_v1.1, whole genome shotgun sequence, a single genomic region encodes these proteins:
- the LOC121997718 gene encoding alpha,alpha-trehalose-phosphate synthase [UDP-forming] 6-like produces MTSRSYSNLLELASGEPPSISQIRRRIPRVMTVAGIISDLDTDSDSEGTSPNSSSPRDRTILVANQLPIRACRRSDGRGWEFSWDEDSLLLQLKDAISDHGADMEFIYVGCLRDEIPPADHDEVSQVLLETFKCVPAFLPADLLARYYHGFCKQQLWPLFHYMLPLSPDLGGRFDRSLWQAYVSVNKIFADKILEVINPDDDFVWVHDYHLMVLPTFLRKRFNRVKLGFFLHSPFPSSEIYKTLPVREELLRALLNSDLIGFHTFDYARHFLSCCSRMLGLSYESRRGYIGLEYYGRTVSIKILPVGIHMGQLKSVLTLPETEKKVKELKDQFLNQGRVMVLGVDDMDIFKGITLKLLAMEELLKQHPEWRRKVVLVQIANPARGRGKGVTEVQAESFATMKRINEAYGAPPDYEPIILIDDPLPFSHRIAYYVVAECCLVTAVRDGMNLIPYEYIISRQGNQQLDNVLGLDSSTPKKSMLVISEFIGCSPSLSGAIRVNPWNVEAVTDAMVNALEMKEQEKQFRHEKHYKYVSSHDVGYWANSFLQDLQRTCRDHSQRRCWGIGFGLRFRVVALDTNFRKLAMEHIVSAYKRTRTRAILLDYDGTLMPQASIDKSPSLKSIEILNALCRDKNNVVFLVSARSRDTLSDWFAPCENLGIAAEHGYFFRLKRDAEWQTCVPVADCSWKQIADPVMRLYMETTDGSTIEDKETALVWSYEDADPDFGSCQAKELLDHLESVLANEPVSVKSGQHIVEVKPQGVSKGLVAQRLLSTMQERGSESSFILCIGDDRSDEDMFEVITTSIASTSISPATEVFACTVGQQPSKAKYYLDDTAEIVRLMQGLANVSEQQTLRTQQNGDLGT; encoded by the exons TCCGACCTCGACACCGATTCCGACTCCGAGGGCACCTCTCCTAACTCCTCCTCCCCCCGCGACCGCACCATCCTGGTGGCCAACCAACTCCCCATCCGCGCCTGCCGCCGCTCAGACGGCCGCGGCTGGGAGTTCTCCTGGGACGAGGACTCCCTCCTTCTCCAGCTGAAGGACGCCATCAGCGACCACGGCGCCGACATGGAGTTCATTTACGTCGGCTGCCTCCGGGACGAGATCCCTCCGGCCGACCACGACGAGGTCAGCCAGGTCCTCCTCGAGACCTTCAAGTGTGTGCCGGCATTCCTGCCGGCGGATCTCCTCGCCCGCTACTACCACGGCTTCTGCAAGCAGCAGCTCTGGCCCCTCTTCCACTACATGCTGCCTCTCTCCCCCGACCTCGGCGGTCGCTTCGACCGCTCCCTGTGGCAGGCCTACGTCTCCGTCAACAAGATCTTCGCCGACAAGATCCTCGAGGTCATCAACCCCGACGACGACTTCGTCTGGGTCCACGACTACCACCTCATGGTTCTCCCCACCTTCCTCCGCAAACGCTTCAACCGCGTCAAATTAGGGTTTTTCCTCCACAGCCCCTTCCCCTCTTCTGAGATCTACAAGACCCTCCCCGTCCGCGAGGAGCTTCTCCGCGCTCTCCTCAACTCCGACCTCATTGGCTTCCACACCTTCGACTACGCTCGCCATttcctctcctgctgctcccgcATGCTTGGCCTCTCCTACGAGTCCCGTCGCGGCTACATCGGCCTCGAGTATTACGGCCGCACCGTCAGCATCAAGATCCTCCCCGTCGGCATCCACATGGGCCAGCTCAAGTCCGTCCTCACCCTGCCGGAGACCGAGAAGAAGGTGAAAGAACTGAAAGATCAGTTCCTGAACCAGGGCCGCGTAATGGTCCTCGGCGTCGACGACATGGACATCTTCAAAGGCATCACCTTGAAGCTCCTCGCCATGGAGGAGCTACTCAAGCAACACCCCGAGTGGCGGCGCAAGGTGGTCCTCGTCCAGATCGCGAATCCTGCGAGAGGCCGCGGCAAGGGCGTGACGGAAGTCCAAGCTGAGAGCTTTGCCACCATGAAGCGCATCAATGAGGCCTACGGCGCGCCACCGGACTACGAGCCCATCATCCTCATCGACGACCCCCTCCCCTTCTCCCACCGCATCGCCTACTACGTCGTCGCAGAGTGTTGCCTTGTGACGGCCGTGAGAGACGGCATGAACCTTATTCCTTACGAGTACATCATCTCGAGACAGGGGAACCAACAACTAGACAACGTCTTGGGCTTGGACTCATCAACTCCGAAGAAGAGCATGCTGGTCATCTCCGAGTTCATCGGTTGCTCACCGTCATTGAGCGGAGCCATCCGTGTCAATCCATGGAACGTTGAAGCTGTGACCGACGCCATGGTCAATGCCTTGGAGATGAAAGAGCAGGAGAAGCAATTCCGTCATGAGAAGCATTACAAGTATGTGAGCTCACACGATGTGGGATACTGGGCGAACAGCTTCTTGCAGGATCTGCAGAGGACTTGCAGAGACCATTCTCAACGCAGGTGCTGGGGTATTGGATTCGGATTGCGATTCCGAGTGGTTGCTCTTGATACAAACTTCAGGAAGCTTGCCATGGAGCATATCGTCTCGGCCTACAAGAGAACAAGAACCAGAGCCATCCTTCTGGACTACGATGGCACGCTGATGCCACAGGCCTCGATCGACAAGAGCCCAAGCTTGAAATCAATCGAGATTTTGAATGCCTTGTGCCGTGACAAGAACAATGTGGTGTTCCTTGTGAGTGCTAGAAGCCGCGACACTCTCAGTGATTGGTTTGCTCCTTGTGAGAACTTGGGGATTGCTGCTGAGCATGGCTATTTCTTTAG GTTAAAGAGGGATGCAGAGTGGCAAACTTGTGTTCCTGTGGCAGATTGTAGCTGGAAACAAATTGCAGATCCTGTGATGAGGTTGTACATGGAGACAACTGATGGTTCCACGATCGAAGACAAGGAAACCGCACTTGTATGGTCATATGAGGATGCTGATCCAGACTTTGGGTCTTGCCAAGCCAAGGAGCTTCTTGATCATCTAGAAAGTGTGCTTGCCAATGAGCCTGTTTCAGTGAAGAGTGGTCAGCATATTGTGGAGGTTAAACCACAG GGTGTGAGCAAAGGCTTGGTAGCACAGCGCCTCCTTTCGACCATGCAAGAGAGGGGCTCAGAATCTAGCTTCATATTGTGCATCGGAGATGACAGGTCTGATGAGGACATGTTCGAGGTGATCACCACATCAATAGCAAGCACTTCAATCTCCCCGGCGACCGAAGTGTTTGCCTGCACAGTGGGTCAGCAGCCGAGCAAGGCTAAGTATTACTTAGATGATACAGCTGAGATTGTTAGGTTGATGCAAGGGCTGGCCAATGTCTCAGAGCAACAAACTCTGAGGACCCAACAAAATGGCGACCTCGGCACTTGA